The Lycium ferocissimum isolate CSIRO_LF1 chromosome 10, AGI_CSIRO_Lferr_CH_V1, whole genome shotgun sequence genome window below encodes:
- the LOC132032726 gene encoding DNA (cytosine-5)-methyltransferase CMT3-like — translation MPSKRKASSKSPESSDSTTTSISLNKKNKRKAFSTPKTKLNQHVVVENTDPLFVNEATVTASRVECNDNNIIVEKSDPVVECDDDDEFIEEEEVEESVCESSNDELSAQKQVRRAVQGNEEQECEFSGEAVTEEEAKQQYPHRYLNKDQVKSNVAAMSLNCQDDSDQLIQAKNHFTQALVDNQLYKLGDDAYVKAADGEDDYICKIVEFFQGVDGTKYFTAQWFYRAKDTVIKALDQFIDNKRVFLSEVKDDNPLDCLVKKIKIVPISSNVSLQLKESLRSESDYYYDMKYLLPYSSFISLPSDVSSPDSESDSTISSDSDIAEVNEQKQEKKLLDLYSGCGGMSTGLCLGADNCGVKLVTKWAVDLNRYACDSLKVNHPETEVRNEAASDFLLLLKEWEQLCASCSLLKSNTPPHPLLKVEDEEEDNDGGDEDEGSGDEEEGEIFEVQEILEVCYGDPKEIKKPGLYFKVSWKGYGPDEDTWEPIEGLVGCQKKIKDFVTKGFKTSVLPLPGEVDAICGGPPCQGISGFNRFRDKQNPLQDPKNKQLEVFMGIVEFLKPRFVLMENVVDLVRFADGFLGRYALSRLVGMNYQARMGMMVAGVYGLPQFRMRVFMWGALHSEKLPQYPLPTHNVVVRRGLTPTEFELNAVAYEEGMKVKLKKELFLEDALSDLPPVENNESRDEMPYTDEPKSDFQRFIRSRRDGTLGTVLYDHRPLQLNEDDYQRVCQIPKRKGANFRDLPGVRVRADNIVEWDPDVERVKLTSGKPLVPDYAMTFVRGTSSKPFGRLWWDEIVSTIVTRAQPHNQAVLHPLQDRVLTIRENARLQGFPDYYKLTGPIKERYIQVGNAVAVPVARALGYSLALALKGLSVEEPLLSLPANFPCLEELISNEESLDKL, via the exons ATGCCGAGCAAACGGAAAGCTTCATCTAAGTCACCGGAATCATCAGATTCTACTACTACATCAATATCGTTAAATAAGAAGAACAAACGTAAAGCTTTTTCTACTCCAAAAACGAAGTTAAATCAACATGTAGTAGTCGAAAATACGGATCCATTATTTGTTAATGAAGCTACGGTGACTGCTTCGCGTGTTGAGTGTAATGATAATAATATCATAGTGGAAAAGTCGGATCCAGTTGTTGagtgtgatgatgatgatgaatttatagaagaagaagaagttgaggaaTCAGTATGTGAAAGCTCGAATGATGAATTGTCTGCTCAAAAGCAGGTGAGAAGAGCTGTGCAGGGGAATGAGGAGCAGGAATGTGAGTTTTCTGGTGAAGCTGTAACGGAGGAGGAAGCGAAGCAGCAATATCCTCATCGCTACCTTAACAAG GATCAGGTGAAGTCAAATGTTGCAGCTATGAGCTTAAATTG TCAAGACGATTCCGACCAATTAATCCAGGCTAAGAACCATTTTACCCAGGCATTGGTTGACAATCAGCTTTATAAACTCGGGGATGATGCGTATGTAAAG gCTGCAGATGGTGAAGATGATTACATATGCAAGATTGTTGAATTTTTTCAAGGTGTTGATGGTACGAAGTATTTTACTGCTCAATGGTTTTACAGAGCCAAGGATACT GTAATTAAAGCTCTTGACCAATTTATCGACAACAAGCGTGTATTCCTATCAGAAGTTAAGGATGACAACCCTCTTGATTGCCTTGTAAAGAAAATCAAGATTGTTCCAATATCCTCAAAT GTAAGCTTACAGTTGAAGGAAAGTTTGAGATCAGAATCTGACTATTACTATGACATGAAGTACCTGCTTCCATACTCATCCTTTATTAGCTTACCATCAG ATGTTTCAAGTCCTGATAGTGAATCAGATTCTACCATATCAAGCGACAGTGATATTGCAGAGGTTAATGAACAGAAGCAAGAAAAGAAGCTCTTGGATCTCTATTCAGGTTGTGGAGGAATGTCCACTGGGCTGTGCTTGGGTGCTGACAATTGCGGTGTTAAACTTGTCACA AAATGGGCTGTTGACCTAAATCGATATGCTTGTGATAGCTTGAAAGTGAACCACCCAGAGACAGAG GTGAGGAATGAGGCTGCCTCAGATTTCTTATTGCTTTTGAAAGAGTGGGAGCAGCTTTGTGCATCCTGCTCCTTGTTGAAAAGCAATACCCCACCACACCCGTTGCTGAAAGTTGAGGATGAGGAGGAAGACAATGATGGTGGAGATGAGGATGAGGGATCTGGTGATGAGGAAGAAGGTGAAATTTTTGAGGTGCAAGAGATTTTAGAAGTTTGCTATGGAGACCCAAAGGAAATAAAGAAGCCTGGCCTTTACTTTAAG GTAAGTTGGAAGGGTTATGGCCCAGATGAAGACACATGGGAGCCAATAGAGGGCTTAGT TGGttgccaaaagaaaataaaggacttTGTGACCAAGGGCTTCAAAACAAGTGTTTTGCCATTGCCT GGGGAAGTTGACGCCATATGTGGAGGCCCTCCTTGCCAGGGCATAAGTGGGTTTAATCGTTTTAGGGATAAGCAGAATCCATTACAAGATCCGAAAAATAAACAACTTGAAGTATTCATGGGCATTGTGGAGTTCTTGAAACCAAGGTTTGTGTTAATGGAAAATGTGGTGGACTTGGTCAGGTTTGCAGATGGTTTCCTGGGAAGATATGCATTGAGCAGACTTGTTGGAATGAACTATCAAGCACGGATGGGAATGATGGTAGCTGGGGTGTATGGACTTCCACAATTTCGTATGCGTGTCTTCATGTGGGGTGCTCTTCATTCGGAG AAATTGCCACAATATCCGTTGCCCACACATAATGTTGTTGTGAGACGTGGTCTCACTCCCACAGAATTTGAG TTAAATGCAGTAGCATATGAAGAGGGCATGAAGGTCAAGCTAAAGAAAGAACTTTTTCTTGAGGATGCACTTTCAGATCTTCCTCCT gTGGAAAATAATGAGTCAAGGGATGAAATGCCATATACTGATGAGCCCAAATCTGACTTCCAACGTTTCATTAGATCAAGGAGGGATG GTACATTGGGTACTGTTTTGTATGATCATCGGCCTCTACAGTTAAATGAAGATGACTATCAGCGTGTATGTCAAATTCCCAAGCGAAAG gGTGCGAACTTCAGGGACTTGCCCGGGGTTCGTGTTCGTGCTGACAATATTGTTGAATGGGATCCGGATGTGGAAAGAGtaaaacttacttcgggaaAGCCTTTG GTCCCTGACTACGCGATGACTTTTGTTCGTGGTACTTCATCAAA GCCATTTGGTCGTTTATGGTGGGACGAAATAGTTTCAACAATTGTTACAAGAGCACAGCCCCACAATCAG GCCGTATTACATCCATTGCAGGACAGAGTGCTTACTATCCGTGAAAATGCACGGCTGCAAGGTTTCCCTGATTACTACAAATTGACAGGACCAATAaaagaaag
- the LOC132032728 gene encoding agamous-like MADS-box protein AGL81 produces the protein MAEEDQNKKIKTNNPKTYQVRKECIKRKTMELSTLCDIPVCTIITSPQGELQTWPESLDAVKEVLAMYTQNKKPKKKAKELSSSSEEEKEKEKDEEEQGEKDILTLVESKLDAVNKRIRFLEDKNVVGKGKRKRQQQKHTQ, from the coding sequence ATGGCAGAAGAAGATCAAAACAAGAAGATCAAAACAAACAATCCAAAAACTTATCAAGTGAGAAAAGAATGCATAAAGAGGAAAACAATGGAGCTTTCAACTCTCTGTGATATCCCTGTCTGTACTATTATTACAAGTCCTCAAGGAGAACTTCAAACTTGGCCTGAAAGTTTGGATGCTGTTAAAGAAGTTCTTGCTATGTACACTCAAaataaaaaacccaaaaaaaaggccaaggaactatcatcatcatcagaagaagaaaaagaaaaagaaaaagatgaagaagaacaaGGAGAGAAAGATATTCTGACCCTAGTGGAATCCAAACTTGATGCTGTGAACAAGAGAATTCGTTTCTTGGAGGACAAGAATGTTGTTGGTAAGGGTAAAAGAAAgagacaacaacaaaaacatacccagtag